Proteins encoded within one genomic window of Bradyrhizobium sp. AZCC 1719:
- a CDS encoding glycosyltransferase family 4 protein, with the protein MKILIATDAWHPQVNGVVRTLTSLARSASALDADISFLTPDGFPSLGVPTYPGLRVALPNRREIARRIEEAAPDAIHIATEGPIGWMVRAYCRRRKLSFTTSYTTRFPEYIAVRTGLPAAVGYAVLRHFHAASSTVMVATDSLRQELSARGFRKLGFWTRGVDTELFNPHNPAALDLPRPIFMTMGRVAVEKNLDAFLSLDLSGSKVVVGDGPQKAQLAQKYPDAIFLGEKKGAELTAHLAAADVFVFPSLTDTFGVVQLEALACGTPVAAFPVTGPKDVIADHPIGAIDTDLRSACLRALTMSREACRNFALARSWENSARQFLGNLTALQPSRVLRPVRRAPVRGAVQG; encoded by the coding sequence ATGAAGATATTGATTGCGACCGATGCATGGCATCCGCAGGTGAACGGTGTCGTCCGCACGCTGACGTCGCTGGCGCGCAGCGCCTCTGCGCTCGACGCCGATATCAGCTTCCTGACCCCGGACGGATTTCCTTCCCTCGGCGTTCCGACCTATCCTGGCTTGCGAGTCGCACTGCCGAACCGGCGCGAGATCGCGCGACGGATCGAAGAGGCGGCGCCCGACGCCATCCACATCGCAACCGAGGGGCCGATCGGCTGGATGGTGCGCGCCTATTGCCGCCGCCGCAAGCTTTCGTTCACCACGTCCTATACGACGCGCTTTCCCGAATATATCGCCGTCCGCACCGGACTCCCGGCTGCCGTCGGCTATGCAGTGCTGAGGCACTTTCATGCCGCGTCTTCCACGGTCATGGTCGCCACCGACTCGCTGCGGCAGGAACTTTCCGCGCGGGGCTTTCGGAAACTCGGCTTCTGGACGCGCGGCGTCGACACCGAATTGTTCAACCCGCACAATCCAGCGGCGCTCGATCTGCCGCGGCCGATCTTCATGACGATGGGCCGCGTCGCGGTGGAAAAGAACCTCGATGCGTTCCTGTCACTCGACCTGTCGGGATCGAAAGTGGTCGTCGGCGACGGACCGCAGAAGGCGCAGCTCGCGCAAAAATACCCTGACGCAATTTTCCTCGGCGAGAAGAAGGGCGCGGAGTTGACCGCGCATCTCGCCGCCGCCGACGTCTTCGTGTTTCCGAGCCTTACCGACACGTTCGGCGTCGTGCAGCTCGAGGCCTTGGCGTGCGGCACGCCGGTCGCGGCATTCCCGGTCACCGGCCCGAAGGACGTTATTGCCGATCATCCGATCGGCGCAATCGACACCGACCTTCGCAGCGCGTGCCTGCGCGCGCTGACGATGTCGCGCGAGGCCTGTCGGAACTTTGCGCTGGCGCGCTCCTGGGAAAACAGCGCGCGGCAGTTCCTCGGCAATCTGACCGCGCTGCAGCCGAGTCGCGTGTTGCGGCCGGTGCGCCGGGCGCCTGTGAGGGGCGCCGTGCAGGGCTGA
- a CDS encoding TAXI family TRAP transporter solute-binding subunit, translating to MTDNNDNPARSRRRRKRKSYALLILAAGLLAFGVAAGTLYYVLRPTTLRIAVGPAGSDDQKLVQLMAQTFAREGSSVRLAPITTEGAVESIALFTDGKADLAVARGDLNLPTNAESVAILRKNVVVLWAPSGLPAKGSKKQPTPKIKSLDELAGHRVGVIGRTQANVALLRGILKESGINPDKVTISQFATNQIGEMAKDQSVDAFMAVGPLKSKITVDAIAATATARGEPKFLPIEVSDAIAKKNPIYESEEIPASIFGASPQRPEDKVDTVAVNHLIIAPKSLSDTAVAAFARQLFTNRQQLARELPTASQIEKPDTEKDAALPAHAGAAAYIDGNERTFLEKYTDYIWFAILILSGLGSAGAWFRHYWNSDEREVYVGHRDELLDLISRVRKAETAEELAEMQNTADGILRHALDCYDDGAVEDGDLSVIGLALEQFHHAVADRRVVLNAGEAGMPRMRAGQA from the coding sequence ATGACAGACAACAACGACAATCCTGCGCGATCCCGCCGCCGGCGGAAGCGGAAGAGCTATGCGCTTCTGATCCTTGCCGCCGGCCTGCTCGCGTTCGGCGTCGCCGCGGGCACGCTGTATTACGTGCTGCGGCCGACGACGCTGCGGATTGCAGTCGGCCCGGCCGGCAGCGATGACCAGAAGCTGGTCCAGTTGATGGCACAGACATTTGCGCGCGAGGGCAGTTCGGTACGGCTGGCGCCGATCACGACGGAAGGGGCGGTGGAAAGCATAGCCCTGTTCACGGACGGCAAGGCCGATCTTGCGGTGGCGCGCGGCGACCTGAACCTGCCGACCAACGCCGAGTCGGTTGCCATCCTGCGCAAGAACGTCGTCGTGCTGTGGGCGCCTTCCGGCCTTCCTGCCAAGGGCTCGAAGAAGCAACCCACGCCCAAGATCAAGAGTCTCGATGAACTGGCCGGCCACCGCGTCGGCGTGATCGGGCGCACGCAGGCCAATGTCGCGCTGTTGCGCGGGATCCTGAAAGAGTCCGGCATCAATCCCGACAAGGTCACGATCAGCCAGTTCGCCACCAATCAGATCGGCGAAATGGCGAAAGATCAGTCGGTCGATGCCTTCATGGCGGTCGGCCCGCTCAAGAGCAAGATCACCGTGGACGCGATCGCTGCAACCGCGACTGCCCGCGGTGAGCCGAAATTCCTGCCGATCGAGGTTTCCGATGCGATCGCCAAGAAAAATCCGATCTACGAATCCGAGGAAATTCCTGCCAGCATCTTCGGCGCTTCACCGCAGCGGCCGGAAGACAAGGTCGATACGGTGGCCGTCAACCACCTGATCATCGCACCGAAGTCATTGTCGGATACGGCGGTCGCCGCCTTCGCCCGCCAGCTCTTCACCAACCGCCAGCAGCTCGCGCGTGAATTGCCGACCGCCTCGCAGATCGAGAAGCCCGATACCGAAAAGGACGCAGCGCTGCCGGCGCATGCAGGCGCAGCCGCCTATATCGACGGCAACGAGCGAACGTTCCTCGAAAAATACACCGACTACATCTGGTTCGCGATCCTGATCCTGTCGGGCCTGGGTTCTGCCGGCGCATGGTTCAGGCATTACTGGAACAGCGACGAGCGCGAAGTGTATGTCGGCCATCGCGATGAACTGCTCGACCTGATTTCCAGGGTACGCAAGGCAGAAACGGCGGAAGAGCTGGCGGAGATGCAGAACACAGCCGACGGCATATTGCGTCACGCGCTGGATTGCTATGACGACGGCGCCGTCGAGGACGGCGACCTGTCGGTGATCGGTTTAGCGCTCGAGCAATTCCATCACGCAGTCGCCGACCGCCGCGTCGTGCTCAACGCCGGCGAGGCCGGCATGCCGCGAATGCGAGCCGGCCAGGCTTGA
- a CDS encoding L,D-transpeptidase produces MSNSSILSRFAAAAFGALAIGATAFSAPATAAPLPLFPFFLPQIEAAPPPVAAAPEEEERFELPARLRRQVVNYYTREAPGTIIIDTPNTYLYLVLGNGQALRYGIGIGRDGFTWSGTQTITRKAEWPAWTPPPQMIARQPYLPRHMTGGPGNPLGARAMYLGGTIYRIHGTNAPETIGTRVSSGCLRLTNEDVIDLYSRVSVGTKVIVLPMTDRRADLGRTIR; encoded by the coding sequence ATGTCCAATTCATCGATACTGAGCCGCTTCGCGGCCGCCGCCTTTGGCGCGCTGGCGATTGGCGCCACCGCATTTTCCGCACCCGCCACTGCGGCCCCGCTGCCGCTGTTTCCGTTTTTCCTGCCGCAGATCGAAGCGGCTCCGCCGCCGGTTGCCGCTGCGCCTGAGGAAGAAGAACGCTTCGAGCTGCCGGCCCGCCTGCGCCGCCAGGTCGTGAACTACTACACCCGCGAGGCGCCGGGCACGATCATCATCGATACCCCGAACACCTATCTCTACCTCGTGCTCGGCAACGGCCAGGCGCTGCGCTACGGCATCGGCATCGGCCGCGACGGCTTCACCTGGTCCGGCACCCAGACGATCACCCGCAAGGCCGAATGGCCGGCCTGGACCCCGCCCCCGCAAATGATCGCCCGCCAGCCCTATTTGCCGCGCCACATGACCGGCGGCCCGGGTAATCCGCTCGGCGCCCGCGCGATGTATCTCGGCGGCACCATCTATCGCATCCACGGCACCAACGCGCCGGAGACGATCGGCACCCGTGTTTCCTCAGGTTGCCTCCGCCTCACCAACGAAGACGTCATTGATCTGTATTCCCGGGTCAGCGTCGGAACCAAGGTGATCGTGCTGCCGATGACGGATCGCCGCGCCGATCTCGGCCGGACCATCCGCTGA
- a CDS encoding DUF4403 family protein, which translates to MRLPMRVKTIAIALAVLVMSFVVSLKVMDFVTPRATNSAPALAELPPLPPAARASTVMAPIAVALSAIRDATDRGAPRNFAGKADNPISQILQNADIGWTASRGPIVATGAQDVLSLATPLTGTLNVTGSLSGKATGAVGEALGSLLGGNVAKQIGSVNIKNLNASAEIKGNVVISARPQIAANWRIEPNLAAQVNLGDTSLSVAGARVNVPAQVKPLIDQNVAEQIALVQARMRNDPTFERNARVQWAKACRSIPLQGTTAGSTMPALWLELRPTRAVAAQPRVDVSNLTLTLGIEAETRITPSETKPSCPFPATIAMVPPMPGRVAIGVPIDMPFTEINKIVEAQFAGKTFPEDGSGAVDVTVKRATVAASGNRLLISLLVSAREKKSFLGLGGEANVHIWGKPVLDQGEQTLRLTDIELAVESEAAFGLLGAAARAAVPHLQKTLADKAVIDLKPFAGNAQKKIAAAIADLQKNEDGLRVSAEISKLRLADIAFDSKTLRVIAEAEGAINVYVSALPAL; encoded by the coding sequence ATGCGTCTGCCGATGCGGGTCAAGACCATTGCGATCGCGCTTGCGGTCCTCGTCATGTCGTTTGTGGTCAGCCTGAAGGTGATGGACTTCGTCACGCCTCGCGCCACGAACAGCGCGCCGGCGCTCGCCGAATTGCCGCCGCTGCCGCCGGCCGCGCGCGCATCCACGGTGATGGCGCCGATTGCGGTTGCGCTGTCGGCGATCCGCGATGCCACCGATCGCGGCGCGCCGCGCAATTTCGCCGGCAAGGCCGACAATCCGATTTCGCAGATCCTGCAGAACGCCGACATCGGCTGGACTGCCTCGCGCGGGCCGATCGTAGCTACCGGCGCGCAGGACGTGCTGTCGCTGGCAACGCCGTTGACGGGCACACTGAACGTAACCGGCTCGCTGTCGGGCAAGGCGACGGGTGCGGTCGGCGAAGCGCTCGGAAGCCTGCTCGGCGGCAACGTCGCCAAGCAGATCGGCAGCGTGAACATCAAGAACCTCAACGCCAGCGCCGAGATCAAGGGCAACGTCGTCATATCAGCGCGACCACAGATCGCGGCGAACTGGCGCATCGAGCCTAATCTCGCAGCGCAGGTCAATCTCGGCGACACCAGCCTCAGCGTGGCCGGCGCGCGCGTCAACGTGCCCGCGCAGGTGAAGCCGTTGATCGACCAGAACGTCGCCGAGCAAATCGCGCTGGTGCAGGCGCGCATGCGCAACGATCCGACCTTCGAACGGAACGCGCGGGTGCAGTGGGCCAAGGCCTGCCGCTCGATTCCGCTGCAGGGCACGACAGCCGGTTCGACGATGCCGGCGCTGTGGCTGGAATTGCGCCCCACCCGGGCGGTCGCCGCGCAGCCGCGAGTCGATGTTTCGAACCTGACGCTGACGCTCGGCATCGAGGCGGAAACCAGGATCACACCGAGCGAAACCAAGCCGTCCTGCCCGTTCCCCGCTACGATCGCCATGGTGCCACCGATGCCGGGACGGGTCGCGATCGGCGTGCCCATCGACATGCCGTTCACCGAGATCAACAAGATCGTGGAGGCGCAGTTCGCCGGGAAGACTTTTCCTGAAGATGGTTCGGGCGCGGTCGACGTCACCGTCAAGCGCGCCACCGTGGCCGCTTCCGGCAACCGCCTGCTGATCTCACTTCTGGTCAGCGCCAGGGAAAAGAAGAGCTTCTTGGGCCTCGGCGGCGAGGCCAATGTGCATATCTGGGGCAAGCCGGTGCTCGATCAGGGCGAGCAGACGCTGCGGCTGACCGACATCGAACTCGCCGTCGAGTCGGAGGCTGCCTTCGGGCTGTTGGGCGCCGCGGCGCGCGCAGCCGTCCCGCATCTGCAGAAGACGCTGGCGGACAAGGCTGTCATCGACCTCAAGCCGTTCGCCGGCAACGCGCAGAAGAAGATTGCAGCAGCGATCGCCGATCTTCAGAAGAACGAGGACGGCCTGCGGGTCTCGGCCGAGATCAGCAAGCTGCGGCTCGCCGACATCGCCTTCGATTCCAAAACGCTGCGCGTGATCGCAGAAGCGGAAGGCGCGATCAACGTCTACGTCAGCGCGCTGCCGGCGCTGTGA
- a CDS encoding dodecin family protein yields MADSVYKVIELIGTSSESWEKAAAGAVSRAGETLRDLRVAEVVQLDLQLDAQGKVEAYRAKLKVSFKFEGS; encoded by the coding sequence ATGGCGGACAGCGTCTACAAGGTCATCGAGCTGATCGGCACCAGCAGCGAATCCTGGGAGAAGGCCGCCGCTGGCGCGGTCAGCCGCGCCGGAGAAACCCTGCGGGATCTTCGTGTTGCCGAAGTGGTCCAGCTTGACTTGCAGCTTGATGCACAAGGCAAGGTGGAAGCCTACCGCGCCAAGCTGAAAGTCTCATTCAAGTTCGAGGGTTCGTAG
- a CDS encoding PRC-barrel domain-containing protein produces MLTKTAVAGLAASALLASVAFAQQSPSATTDSAKTAAPAAATDTSSFKGTWRASKLVGLNVYNDSNESLGSINDLLTDKSGDIKAAVIGVGGFLGVGEHLVAVPIDKVKFVDEPVAYTGTAGAPASGGARTGAGGGTGTTGAATAPAAPKKNPWYPDHAVFSATKDQLKAMPEFKYSTE; encoded by the coding sequence ATGTTAACGAAAACTGCCGTTGCCGGCCTCGCGGCGTCCGCGTTGCTGGCGAGTGTAGCGTTTGCGCAGCAAAGTCCTTCGGCAACGACTGACAGCGCCAAGACCGCAGCGCCTGCGGCTGCAACCGATACCTCGTCGTTCAAGGGTACGTGGCGGGCTTCGAAGCTGGTCGGCCTGAACGTGTACAACGATAGCAACGAAAGCCTCGGCTCGATCAATGATCTCCTGACCGACAAGAGCGGCGATATCAAAGCAGCCGTGATCGGTGTCGGCGGCTTCCTCGGCGTCGGCGAGCATCTGGTTGCGGTGCCCATCGACAAGGTGAAGTTCGTTGATGAGCCGGTTGCCTACACCGGCACCGCGGGCGCGCCCGCTTCAGGTGGCGCACGGACAGGCGCAGGCGGAGGCACGGGCACGACGGGTGCTGCGACGGCGCCTGCCGCGCCGAAGAAGAATCCGTGGTATCCGGATCACGCCGTGTTCAGCGCGACGAAGGATCAGCTCAAGGCGATGCCGGAGTTCAAGTACTCGACAGAATGA
- a CDS encoding PRC-barrel domain-containing protein codes for MASDVMAKPHQLIASDRVEGTAVRRPNGDMIGHIERLMIDKVTGKVSYAILSFGGFLGIGANLLPLPWGRLRYNTKFEAYELDIDDEELRRAPSFRADKDFDWGDRAKEAELHRYYRMPPYWGAL; via the coding sequence ATGGCAAGCGATGTCATGGCCAAGCCGCATCAGTTGATCGCGAGCGACCGCGTCGAGGGGACCGCGGTGCGCCGGCCGAACGGCGACATGATCGGCCACATCGAACGGCTGATGATCGACAAGGTCACTGGTAAAGTATCTTATGCAATCCTGAGTTTCGGCGGGTTTTTGGGCATCGGAGCCAATCTGCTGCCGTTGCCCTGGGGACGGCTTCGCTACAACACGAAGTTCGAAGCCTATGAACTCGACATCGACGATGAAGAGTTGAGGCGCGCGCCGTCATTCCGTGCGGACAAGGATTTCGACTGGGGCGATCGCGCAAAGGAAGCCGAGCTGCATCGCTACTACCGCATGCCGCCCTACTGGGGCGCCTTGTGA
- a CDS encoding transglycosylase SLT domain-containing protein produces the protein MKSFPKFAWLAAAAVLLLSPDAMAQSRAQYQSMVAAHAAANNVPEALVHRVIVRESKYHANLVGRGGTIGLMQIKLPTARGLGYTGDAAGLRDPDTNLAWGIKYLAGAYRAAGGDHGRAVRYYASGYYYAAKRQRQEKPLQIAPVLASGATPKIVAAPVGTPADANALQAAK, from the coding sequence ATGAAAAGTTTTCCGAAATTCGCCTGGCTCGCCGCCGCGGCCGTGCTGCTGCTTTCGCCCGACGCAATGGCGCAGAGCCGCGCGCAATATCAAAGCATGGTCGCCGCCCACGCCGCCGCCAACAACGTGCCGGAAGCGCTGGTGCACCGGGTGATCGTGCGCGAGAGCAAGTATCATGCGAACCTGGTCGGGCGCGGCGGCACCATCGGGTTGATGCAGATCAAGCTGCCGACTGCGCGCGGCCTCGGCTACACTGGCGACGCCGCGGGCCTGCGCGATCCCGACACCAATCTCGCCTGGGGCATCAAATATCTCGCCGGCGCCTATCGCGCCGCCGGCGGCGATCACGGCCGCGCCGTCCGCTATTATGCGAGCGGCTATTATTACGCCGCCAAGCGCCAGCGGCAGGAAAAGCCGCTGCAGATCGCGCCCGTGCTGGCGAGCGGTGCGACGCCGAAAATCGTCGCCGCGCCGGTCGGAACGCCGGCTGACGCGAACGCGCTGCAGGCGGCAAAATAG
- a CDS encoding FAD-dependent oxidoreductase: MYQKSDPRGDSPVSIIGAGIAGAWQALLFAQAGHAVTLYERSDADMTLSTSHWAGGMLAPYCEAETSEPVIGRLGFRSLDLWRELFPNTPFNGSLVVAHPRDRADFERFAKLTTGHARLDASGVGHLEPSLDGRFRDGLFYAEEGHVEPRKVLPELHARIEAAGGTIKFDCDINAEDLDGIVIDCRGLSARDEQPELRGVKGEMIIIETSEVELSRPVRLIHPRWPLYVIPRGDSKFMLGATSIEAEDTGVSVRSALELLGAAYAVHPAFAEARIVEFGSGLRPAFPDNLPRITVRKNKIAVNGLYRHGFLVAPALAELTLAYVQRGQIDNEVMRCV; encoded by the coding sequence ATGTACCAGAAGTCAGATCCGCGGGGGGATTCCCCCGTTTCCATCATCGGCGCGGGCATTGCCGGCGCTTGGCAGGCGCTATTGTTCGCACAGGCCGGCCACGCCGTCACTCTGTACGAGCGCAGTGACGCCGATATGACGCTCTCCACCAGCCACTGGGCCGGCGGCATGCTGGCGCCCTATTGCGAGGCCGAGACGTCCGAGCCCGTGATCGGCCGGCTCGGATTCCGCTCGCTCGATTTGTGGCGCGAGCTCTTTCCCAACACCCCGTTCAACGGATCGCTGGTGGTGGCGCATCCGCGCGACCGCGCCGATTTCGAGCGTTTTGCCAAACTCACCACCGGCCATGCCAGGCTCGATGCAAGCGGCGTCGGCCACCTAGAACCCTCGCTGGACGGCCGTTTTCGCGACGGCCTGTTCTATGCCGAGGAGGGCCATGTCGAGCCGCGCAAAGTGCTGCCCGAGCTACATGCGCGAATCGAAGCCGCCGGCGGCACGATCAAGTTCGATTGCGATATCAATGCGGAAGATCTCGACGGCATCGTGATCGACTGCCGCGGGCTCTCCGCGCGCGACGAGCAGCCGGAATTGCGCGGCGTCAAGGGCGAGATGATCATCATCGAGACGAGCGAAGTCGAGCTGTCGCGCCCGGTGCGGCTGATCCATCCGCGCTGGCCGCTCTACGTGATCCCGCGCGGCGACAGCAAATTCATGCTGGGCGCGACCTCGATCGAGGCCGAGGACACCGGCGTCAGCGTGCGCTCGGCGCTGGAGCTGCTCGGCGCCGCCTATGCCGTGCATCCGGCCTTTGCCGAAGCGCGCATCGTCGAATTCGGCTCGGGCTTGCGTCCCGCCTTCCCCGACAACCTGCCGCGGATCACGGTTCGCAAGAACAAGATCGCAGTCAACGGCCTTTACCGCCACGGTTTTCTTGTGGCGCCGGCGCTGGCCGAGCTGACGCTCGCCTACGTACAGCGCGGCCAGATCGACAATGAGGTGATGCGATGCGTGTGA
- the thiS gene encoding sulfur carrier protein ThiS: protein MRVTINGEQREIASERVDALLSELEYEGTHFAIAVNYDVLPKSRWAETALKAGDEIEIITPRQGG from the coding sequence ATGCGTGTGACCATCAACGGCGAACAGCGCGAGATCGCTTCGGAGCGCGTCGACGCGCTGCTCTCCGAGCTCGAATACGAGGGCACGCATTTCGCGATCGCCGTGAATTACGACGTGCTGCCGAAAAGCCGCTGGGCGGAGACCGCACTGAAAGCCGGCGACGAGATCGAGATCATCACCCCACGGCAGGGAGGGTGA
- a CDS encoding thiazole synthase yields the protein MLNFYGKTFSSRLLIGTALYPSPAIMQEAIRASGANIVTVSLRREAAGGKTGDAFWSLIRELDVTVLPNTAGCRSVREAVTTAKLARELFGTPWIKLEVIADNDTLQPDVVGLVEAAGILIKDGFEVFPYCTEDLSVAMRLVETGCKVVMPWAAPIGSAKGITNRDALKLMRERLPDITLVVDAGIGAPSHAAHALELGYDAVLLNTAVAKAADPVAMAKAFRSGVEAGRTAYEAGLMEARDFASPSTPVIGTPFWHAVS from the coding sequence ATGCTGAACTTCTACGGCAAAACCTTCTCCTCCCGCCTGCTGATCGGCACGGCGCTCTATCCCTCGCCGGCGATCATGCAGGAGGCGATCCGCGCCTCCGGCGCCAACATCGTCACGGTGTCGCTGCGGCGCGAGGCCGCCGGCGGCAAGACGGGCGATGCGTTCTGGTCGCTGATCCGCGAGCTCGATGTTACCGTGCTGCCGAACACCGCCGGCTGCCGCAGCGTGCGCGAGGCGGTGACCACCGCAAAGCTCGCGCGCGAATTGTTCGGCACGCCCTGGATCAAGCTCGAAGTGATCGCCGACAACGACACGCTGCAGCCCGACGTGGTCGGCCTCGTCGAAGCCGCCGGAATCCTGATCAAGGACGGCTTTGAGGTGTTCCCCTATTGCACCGAGGATCTTTCGGTGGCGATGCGGCTGGTCGAAACGGGGTGCAAGGTCGTGATGCCCTGGGCCGCGCCGATCGGCAGCGCGAAGGGGATTACGAACCGCGATGCGCTAAAACTGATGCGCGAGCGCCTGCCCGATATCACGCTGGTGGTCGATGCCGGCATCGGCGCTCCGTCGCATGCTGCCCACGCCCTCGAACTCGGCTACGACGCCGTGCTGCTCAACACCGCGGTAGCAAAAGCTGCCGATCCCGTCGCGATGGCGAAGGCGTTTCGATCAGGCGTCGAAGCCGGCCGCACCGCCTATGAAGCCGGCCTGATGGAAGCCCGCGACTTCGCCTCGCCCTCCACCCCTGTGATCGGGACACCGTTCTGGCATGCCGTATCCTGA
- a CDS encoding thiamine phosphate synthase has protein sequence MPYPDRHAYPDRFYPVVDSVAWVARLALLGAGTIQLRAKNLDDAGALQIVTDALEVIKGTDAKLVVNDYWRAAIVAGAKHLHLGQEDLVDADLNEIRKAGLTLGISTHDDEELATALAAKPDYIALGPIFPTTLKSMRFAPQGIPKITEWKKRIGDIPLVAIGGIKFEQSAEIYAAGADSIAVVSDVTQNADPDARVRQWLGDSAEAA, from the coding sequence ATGCCGTATCCTGATCGCCACGCGTATCCTGATCGCTTTTACCCCGTGGTCGACAGCGTCGCCTGGGTGGCGCGGCTGGCGCTGCTCGGCGCCGGCACCATCCAGTTGCGCGCCAAGAATCTCGACGACGCCGGGGCGCTGCAGATCGTGACCGACGCGCTGGAGGTCATCAAGGGCACCGACGCCAAACTCGTGGTCAACGATTACTGGCGCGCGGCGATCGTCGCCGGCGCAAAGCACCTGCATCTCGGCCAGGAAGATCTGGTCGACGCCGACCTCAACGAAATCCGCAAAGCAGGGCTGACGCTCGGCATCTCCACCCATGACGACGAGGAGTTGGCGACCGCGCTTGCCGCCAAACCGGATTACATCGCGCTCGGTCCGATTTTCCCGACCACGCTGAAATCGATGCGTTTTGCGCCGCAGGGCATTCCAAAGATCACCGAATGGAAAAAGCGCATCGGCGACATCCCGCTGGTTGCGATCGGCGGCATCAAGTTCGAGCAGTCAGCCGAAATCTACGCCGCCGGTGCTGACTCGATCGCCGTCGTCAGCGACGTCACCCAGAACGCCGACCCGGATGCAAGGGTGCGGCAGTGGCTGGGCGACAGTGCGGAGGCTGCGTGA